A stretch of the Notamacropus eugenii isolate mMacEug1 chromosome 2, mMacEug1.pri_v2, whole genome shotgun sequence genome encodes the following:
- the C2H17orf114 gene encoding uncharacterized protein C17orf114 homolog translates to MGLKGQWCFPWSGLRRQRGNQRGTALTLASHPDSNQARGDPLPGGGSTLGDSAYFSSKARLSFRHQLHATTSANDSTN, encoded by the exons ATGGGTCTGAAAGGGCAATGGTGTTTTCCTTGGTCTGGTCTTCGGAGGCAGCGTGGGAACCAAAGGGGAACAG CCCTGACTTTGGCCTCCCATCCAGACTCTAATCAGGCCAGGGGTGACCCCCTGCCTGGGGGAGGATCCACTCTAGGAGACAGTGCCTACTTCAGCAGCAAAGCTCGACTCTCCTTCCGTCACCAGCTGCACGCCACAACTTCAGCCAATGATTCTACCAACTGA
- the PSMB6 gene encoding proteasome subunit beta type-6, whose protein sequence is MASALVAARGTCSGPAYGPMGLAPDWGDRGVSTGTTIMAVQFDGGVVLGADSRTTTGSYIANRVTDKLTPIHDRIFCCRSGSAADTQAVADAVTYQLSFHSIELNEPPLVHTAANLFKEMCYRYREDLMAGIIVAGWDPYEGGQVYSVPMGGMMVRQPFSIGGSGSSYIYGYVDATYQEGMNEKQCLQFTANALALAMERDGSSGGVIRLAAITEKGVERQVLLGDQLPRFPVATYPST, encoded by the exons ATGGCCTCGGCGTTAGTAGCGGCTCGCGGAACGTGCTCAGGCCCGGCCTATGGGCCCATGGGCCTCGCCCCGGACTGGGGGGATCGGGGCGTCTCCACTGGG ACGACCATCATGGCTGTGCAGTTTGATGGGGGCGTGGTCCTTGGAGCCGACTCCAGGACAACCACCGG GTCCTACATTGCCAACCGAGTTACTGACAAGTTGACCCCCATCCACGACCGGATCTTCTGCTGCCGTTCCGGTTCGGCTGCTGACACCCAGGCCGTGGCCGACGCCGTCACCTATCAGCTGAGCTTCCACAG CATTGAACTGAATGAACCTCCCCTGGTCCACACAGCTGCTAACCTCTTCAAGGAGATGTGTTATCGTTACCGAGAGGATCTCATGGCTGGGATCATCGTTGCTGGCTGGGATCCCTATGAGGGGGGCCAG GTGTACTCAGTACCCATGGGTGGAATGATGGTTCGGCAGCCTTTTTCCATTGGGGGTTCAGGTAGCTCCTACATCTATGGCTATGTTGATGCCACCTATCAAGAGGGCATGAATGAAAAGCAGTGTCTTCAGTTCACTGCCAATG ctcttgcTTTGGCCATGGAGCGAGATGGTTCAAGTGGTGGTGTAATCCGGTTGGCAGCAATTACTGAGAAAGGAGTGGAACGGCAGGTGCTTTTGGGGGACCAGCTTCCCAGATTCCCTGTTGCCACCTATCCTTCAACTTGA